The Triticum aestivum cultivar Chinese Spring chromosome 5A, IWGSC CS RefSeq v2.1, whole genome shotgun sequence genomic sequence ATAACTCAAGTGACTTGTCTTGTGATCCCTCAACTTTCTCCTTATACACATCCCAATGCAATTGAGAGGTGATGGGCATACTCTTTAATCGGGATCTTACTCCCACTCCCACATCATAACGTCCAATAAGCTTCACACCATCACTTGGGTTAATCCAATTAAGGACGTTTCTCACTTTCACGACAATATCATCATAGCTCGGGCTTGTGTCAAAAACCATGGCCTCCTCCCCTTCATCGGCATTTCCATGCATGAAAGCCGCCTTGTCCAAATAATGCACATTCACTAGTTTATCCATCTAAAAACAATGGAACAAAATTGAGTCATCCATGGACCGGTCATTTCATATGGATGAACTATCTAAAATATAAGGTTTTGAATCTAACAACTAGTTTACCTTAATCATagcactaaccctaaccctaaccctaaccctaaccctaacctaaATATACCCCTAACCCTAACCTAAATATACCCCTAACCCTAACTCTTAAGCTAGCTTGCCACAACAAAGAGTGACACATATTACTTAGATCAACCATGAATACACCATAAATGCCCCATAAATGTGCCATAAATGCACAATAAATGCTAAACTAGAGGAAGAACTAGGGGGTTGCAAAACTAGTTCATTCCAACAAAAGTAGATGATTTGAACCAACCAAATGAAGGGGGGATgggggaggtaccttgggtgatgcaaATGGCCTCGATCCACAGGACAAATCTCAAGCAATGGAGATGGATCTAGTGGGTGCTTGGGTGGGGAagaaaagggggagagagtgtgagcTCGGGAGGGAGGAAGAACATGAGTGGACTGGGTGGGTGGTGAGTGGACCCCACCAAACATTATCTCCAGGACCCTACCCCCGGGGACCTCGGCGGTAGGGTGTTGGAGCCTACCGCCGAACCCTGCGGCGGTATGTCCCTTTGCCACGTCAGTCCCCCGTTAACGGCCAGACGACCGTCAAAGTACCCTACCGCCAGCTAGCATGGAGGTAGCCTGCACACATCTACCGCCACGAAGCCCAGCGGTAGCTAAAAGGGTCAAATGTCGAAATAATTTCAAACCGGTGTCATATCCCGATTTTAGAtgtgaaaagggtcaaaacacgaaatttggccACCCCCGTCTCATCGCGCGCTCCTTGGAAGGAAACCACTGTCCACTGTCCACCCAAACGCTGCACCGTCGTACTACTCTCGACAAAaacggccgccgccacctcctccccatccATGACCTCCTTCCGCCCCGCGTCCGGCAGCCGCCGCGATGGCGCGCGCCCCGTCGCCTGCTTGGCTCGCTCGAGGGTGGCCGCGGCGCTCCTCGGGGCCGTGCCGCTGATGCGGGTGGTGCCCGAGTCGCTGCAAGCCACGAGCGGGTCCCTCGTGGGCTGCGGGGCTGGGGAGCAGGATCGGGTCGCCGACCTGGACGGGCCCGGACGAGAAGAGGAGCTGCCACCACTGTTGGATCCGGAGCCACCGGATGGCCCGCCGAGCCCATGGACGGCGAGGACCGTGGCCGGGGCGTCGGCGGTGCGCTGAGCGAGGTTTTCCTCGGCGAGCTTCAGACGCGAAAACACGGTCTCAAACGGGGGCAAGGGAACCGTGTCCCCCAGCACGACCCGGATCGTGTCAAGGCGGCCGTCGATGCCGTGGAGGAACTGCGTGGTCAGATCCACCTCGGAGACCGCATGGTCGATGTCGGCGAGGCCCGCGGTGAGCAGTTTCATGCGGCGCGCGTATTCGTCGACGAAGAGGTCGCCCTTCTTGAGGTTGCGATACTGACGATTGAGCATCATGTACCGAGCCGCGCGATTTGCGAGGAAGTAGTCCCTGATCCGAGACCAGAGATCGAAAGTGGTGGTGGCGCCGATCACGTGGTCGACGATCTGATCCGAGAGGGTGGCATACATGGCGAGGGCGACGTGGGTGTCGGGCTCGAGGTACTGGCTGTTGGCGTTGGGTGGGGGTGGGTGCTCGATGAGATACATGACACCGTAACGAAGCAGAACCATAAGGAAGAAGGATTTCCACTTGTGATAATTGTGCTCGGTGGGATTGAGAAGGAAGCGGATGTGGTTGGTGAGGTCGACGTTGAGGATAGGGTGCTtggccgggggcggcggcggcggcgcggtggaggagaAGAGGGGGGCGAATTGAGAGGAAGCGGGGGCAGAGGCGCTAGGGTTAGCCGGGAGAGTGCCAAAGATGAACGGGGAGGTGCCCGCgctggaggaggccgaggagggagCAGTGCCGGAGAGGGAGGGCGACGAGGTGGCGGAGAGAGTCgccgcggaggaggaagaggagtgctGCTCCGACATGGCGGCGGCCTGGAGACTACTGATACCAAGTTGGAGAGTAAACTTGCTCTCTTGTATTGATTATCACACATACATCAGTGTTACATATATACACCCCATGGACAAGGCACGCAGGCCGGGATAGTTAGTTCAGATCCTACAAACTAGGAGGCGACGTGCGCACTACATACATACATGTTAACAATTTACATACCTAGGTAAAATTTGTTTCTTATATGCATAGGCATTTTCATTCAAGTTGAGGGGTGCATATAATATGATGGCAAAGCTCTCCCAAGAGCAGTTAAACAACGGCGTTATCTGCTCCTCTGCTGGAAACCATGCTCAAGGAGTTGCTCTTTCTGCCCAAAGATTGGGCTGTCATGCCGTTATTGTCATGCCTGTGACAACACCAGAAAACAAGGTTATTGATATCTCGATGACTTTACCTTAAATATGCCGTTTGTATGGTATATCTAAGTTATTATCAGCAGCTATTAACATATAACTTAATCCAGTGGCGATCAGTGGAGAAACTGGGTGCGACAGTCGTTCTCAAAGGAGATTCATATGACGAAGCTCAATCATATGCAAAACTATGCTGtgaggaggaaggcctcacattCATAGCTCCTTTTGACCATCCCGACATTATTGCTGGACAAGGAACTGTTGGCATGGAAATTGTTCGCCAATTGCAAGGTCCATTACATGCAATATTTGTACCTGTGGGAGGTGGTGGATTAATTGCTGGAATTGCTGCCTATGTGAAACGGGTCTGCCCTGAGGTAAGCTTTCAAACACAGGAGTGTTTTCTTTTTCTATGTAAAACATTACAAGACACCGAAGTTCTTTTTAAATGCCATTAAAGTAAATGGCCCTATTTTAAGTGCATTTGGGAATCAATTGTTTTTCATCCAATCACCTAACTGTAACCCTTCTCCAGATTGAATACAATACTCATTCAGGCTGTCCTTTCTTGTATGTTTACAACAATTCTGGTGCAGGTCAAAATAATTGGAGTGGAGCCCTCAGATGCAAATGCcatggcattgtccttgtttcATGGCCAGAGGGTCATGTTAGAACATATTGGAGGGTTTGCTGATGGTGTAGCTGTCAAAGTTGTAGGCAAGGAGACATTTCCCTTGTGTCAAGATTTTGTAGATGGCATTGTCCTGGTCAGCCAAGATGCTATCTGTGCTTCAATAAAGGTGAGAGTGATCAACTTATTATATGTCTGATCCGCCTTGAATAGAAGTTTTCAGTTTCATTTGAATACAAGTGTTATAATGGTGTGTATTATGTGATAATGTGGCCTTGTTTTCTAGTTTTCAGTTCTTGCTGTGGATATTGGTATATTTTTAATGTCTTCTTTAAAATTTACTACACATAAGCATTGTGATGACATTGCTCAAAAATAGGATGGTAGAAATTCTAGCTCTGCAGTTTGTTCTATGCCAATCTTACCGTCATCATGCTTGTGGATTGTTGTGGATGTTCTGCACTAACAATATTATTCATACTGAAAATGTTGGTTTTCATGGGCACAGGATATGTTTGAGGAGAACAGGAATATCCTTGAACCTTCTGGGGCCCTTGCCTTGGCTGGGGCTGAAGCTTACTGCAAATACTATGGTTTGAAAGGGGAAACTGTGGTTGCAATAAGTAGCGGTGCAAATATGAACTTTGATACACTTAGATTAGTAACCGAGCTTCCTGATGTTGGTCGAAAACCAGAAGCGGTATTACCTACATTTTCGCCGAAGGAGCAGGGAAGCTTCAAAGAGTTTGCAGAACTGGTATGCatcatgatttttcaaccaacacaTGATAGTAgatattctatttcttttcttgtGACTTCTTGTTGTGCAGGTTGGCCGGATGAATATTACCGAATTCAAACACATATATGATTCTCATGGAAAAGAAGCCCTTGTTCTACACAGGTACTCAAAGTCAAACAACACTTTCAGTAAATACATTGTTCCTGTACCGGGTTATTATTTCATGATTACTTTTTCTAGAACCTTTGGTGGGAGAGGAATACTCATACATAGAAAATGTGACTTTGTACATTCTCCTGTCTAATCTCAGTAGGCAAAAAAACTAATTGAACGTCTGTGTTCTATTCATCATCTGTACTCCTGTGGAAACAGTTTGAGACCGATTTGTTTGTCATGTATAACCcttgtatttttattttattttgcagaaAGTAACCCTTCTAATAAATTAGCTTAACTTGACACAGAAATCCTGCTCGAGTACATTCAGATAGATATATACAGTTTTTAATTTAAGGTAATTTGAGATCCCTAACCATTGGTCGTCTTTTTGTTCCAGCGGAAGTGATGACGTCGGAGATGAACCGGTCGAGGTATTACTTGGATAAATTTGATATTTGTTTCTTGTTACTGCAactggtttccttttcttttccagTTGTTAATTTATTGCTACTAAACGACATCATGGCCCCGCAAACTTGTAGACCAAACTTGTAGAAGTTGGAGACGATGGCAAGGAATGTGAGGATAGCTGTAGACCGTACGGAGAGGGGGAAAAGGTGATCATTTCTGCCTCAGTTAATATTGATCGGATCCGAGGGAGTAGTATATATTGTTtagaaagaagaaagaaataaaCATGTGATGAGTGACGGAGATGACGGAGCACCACCCCTCATCGTGTATGTGTATAACTGGGGCATGACCCAGAAGGCAAAACATGTATAAGAATATATATAAGTGGGGCGCCCACGCTGCAATAAGAACTACAGTCGTAAATCTCCTCACTTGTTTGTCTCTTTCCTTTTCATCATCATTTATACAGTaacttactccctccgtctcataatataagaacgctGTTGACACTATAGTAGTGTagaaaacgtttttatattatgggacgaaggaagTATCATTTGTTTGTCTCTTTACTTTTCATCATCCCACAACACGTGCGAGCACAGCGCTTCGTTCCTCTGCACACCAGAGACAGCTCTAGGCCTAACTGAATGGAAGGCTCGCCGCCAGAGCTATTCTAGTGTAAGTATTACTCAATAATTTGATCTGTTCATGCCAACAGGTTTGATTCAGATACATGCTCATTCATGCCAACTTTTCTGTTCAGTTCAGGTTAAATACCCAAAGAGACAGGACTTTAAAAGAGAAAGAAGATGAGAGACAGAGAACAACAGGTTAGGTTAGATTCAGATACACGCGCATCCATGCCAACTCCTCTGCTCGATTCTGTTGTGGGTTGCACGAGACGTCACAACGATACTGTATCAGATTATATAGTGTACACAAGGTAAGCACGAGACGACACACGATACTATTGGTTTATACTATCGTTCTACCCGGCGTTTCTTCTTTAAAAAGGTTACCCGTGAATTATCTTGCACAGCACAAGACGTGACACAATACTATTAGTTTATTCTACTATATGAGTGATACTTGGTCAAAAGATCAATCAACAAGGCCGGCAATTAAGAAAGGAGCAAAGGAGACCGATGTTGAGAGAGTAGCAAAGCAAAGCAGCAGGAAGGGAATGGCCGGCTGCGGAGAGGACCTGAAGCTGTTGGGCATGTGGGCGAGCCCGTTCGTGGTGCGGGTGCAGATCGCGCTCCGCCTCAAGGGCCTCAGCTACGAGTACATGGAGGAGGACCTGCAGAACAAGAGGGAGCTGCTCCTGAGGTCCAACCCTGCCCACGGCGGCAAGGTGCCGGTGCTCATCCACAACGGCAAGCCCGTCTGCGAGTCGTCCGTCATCCTGCGGTACATCGACGAGGCCTTCTCCGGCGCCGGGCCCTCCCTCCTCCCCGCCGACGACCCCTACGGCCGAGCCGTCGCTCTCTTCTGGGCCGTTTTCATCGACGACACGGTAGGTACATATTGCTTGAGTACTACCTCACTCTCACATGGCCGCGTTCATGTATACCGTTTTCAATATGCAGCTGTTGAAGGCGCCGAGCCAGGCGTTGAGAGTCGCGACGggcgaggagaaggaggaggggaggaagaaggcggCCGCGGCCATGGAAACCTTGGAGGGGGTGCTGAGGGATTCCGAGGCCAAGTTCTTCAGCGGGAGGGACTGCCCTGGTCTCGTGGACGTCATGCTCGGCGGCCTCCTTGGCTCGATGCGCGCATCTGAGGAGATGGGTAGGCTCCAGACCTTCGACTCGACCACCACCCCGCTCCTGGCCGCTTGGGCGGAGCTCTTCTGCACGCTGGACGCGGTGGCGCCGGTCATGCCGCGCGTGGAGAGGCTCGTTGAGTATGCCGAGGCGATGCAGCAGCCTCGCACCGCCGTGTCCCGCACCACCAGCTGAAAGCGGAAAGATGAGCTCTGCGCACAGTCGTCTGTTTGTCCTGCAATAAGCGCGGCTTGTCAAGAAAATAATGCTCTCTTATTTTTGTATGGATGAGTGTTGGTATAAAACTATTGTGTTCTCAAAATACTTTAAATCTCTAGTACTTATAAAAAAACCGTAAGGTTCTGTTTTATCTTTCTTTCCATCTCTCTTTTGTCCAACTTTTCCCGTATAGTAATCAATCATCTTAATTTACTTACTTTTTGAATCAGTTTTGATTTAATTTAGTTACCCAACTTCTGATCAAAATATAAGGCAAATCATCGGCAGAATTTGATAAGTATTTAGTTAAACAATCGCATACTATGGGCAggtaaggggctgtttggttttaggcctagcaTTGTCacacttcgccacacatttttgctaACCTTGCCTAAccttagttcatcaaaatgaaagccacaagttggcaagcctaaggaaatcttaccacactttttgtgtgtatgccatgtggggctcaAGTGTGGTCTGcctgtggcttgaaccaaacactcacctaagttagtcaaacttgcctacaacctttggcaaagttagtcacaaaccaaacagcccctaaatcATTTCTGACTGAAATATAAGATAAATCACGGACATAATTTGATGAATATTTATTTACACAGTCATATATTATGGgcaggtaaatcacaagctaacacACTAGAATATTTATATTCCGTTGCAAGCACAGGCATTATTCTAGTTGAAGAAAAAAGAGATACATAAAGCAGATACATTTCTTTCACACATTTTCACTTCCATCTGCCCCACATACGTGTGTCTGTCAGTATATATTTTCCAGATGGACTGGAAAATCTTCATGACCCCAAGTGATATGAGCATGCCACGTCGCATGAGCAGAGAGATTGGACAAGTCTTCGTTTATCGACAAAATTTGTTCTTTTGCTGGATATATTTTAGTGAGAGGACGGCATGCTGCCCCTGATTAGCGGACGCGGCTCCTCTGACGTACGGCCCACACACTGCCGTGTGGGCCTGaacccacctgtcagtggccccaCGTCAGGGGGCCACGTCAGGGGGCCGTATGTCAGGGATCCTGCTCCCTGATTAGCACGGTGGCTTGATGCGTACGTATGCAGATGGATGGCTGTCGTGATACAATCCTGCGGTATTTGCCACCTATGGGAAATGGTGCTTCGTATAATTGTCGCGTTGCGGTGATGCCCGGTGTGCCGCTACGGCCGAATAGCACTTGCGGCGTTGCCTTGTGGCATTGACATGTAACATGTCTGCTGCTATCAAGGCAACCTTCCTTCCGTTTGCCGGAATGCATTTATGGAGACCAAAATTGCATTAAAGAGCATGAGTTAATTGCATTCGTAATATACAAACTTACATAGTGGGTTTAGTTTCACAAATAAACATTATAATGGTGCAAAAGGGGCCCATGAACTTATTTTGCTGATTCCAATAGGTACAAAATCATCCTAGAGACTCGTCGCTGCTCTTTTCTGCCATAACCATGACTTTTCACCTTTTTGTATTGGAAAGAGTGTTAGACAAAACAAGAATAAACGAGACACAAGTTTTTACGTGAAAATCCTTGCCGGAAAAAACTACGGATGCACGAAGGCGTAATCCCTCTGATGAAGGAGTATTAGAAGAACGTGACAACAGACCGTCTTTAGGTGcgctacatggggtatatatgaagGCAATACATAAGCATCCTCGAAGAACAAGTAAAAGAGTTGTATCCGTAAGCGTCGACATCAACGCAACGCCCACATCGGTTATACTGCGTCTAGTTCAACACGGTACTAGAATTCAGATCACAATTTAACAATGTTCACCTTGAGCCAAATTTCCTCTACTAATCGAAGAAACTAAATAACACtatccaaatcagcataaacaccttgcACGTCAAAGTCCATAGGACAAGATCCGTTGACCCTGAGCTCATCCCAcgcggccccgaggaggagatgatcGTCCGGCTTGCGCTCCGCCGCTCCCGGAAGGAGGCCCGTGCGAGGCAGCGCTCGGACTCCTTCCATCGGGAATCCATTGTGACCGCCCAAATGGCACATGGATCCGGCACTAGGTGTGTCGTCATTGGCTCACCGGAGGCGTCGCGGTCCGTCCGGCGTCCGAATGCAGTGGCGGACGCGCAACCCCTTTGTTGGCGCGACACGGCCACAAACGCAGCAGGGGCGTCGTCCGACGTAAACATGGATGCCGCGTGAGGCagcgggcgcgggaggcggcgacaaCCCTCGCGGCAGTGGACGTTGGAGAGGCGGAGTTGCATTCTCCGGCGCCCC encodes the following:
- the LOC123106378 gene encoding glutathione S-transferase U18-like, with protein sequence MAGCGEDLKLLGMWASPFVVRVQIALRLKGLSYEYMEEDLQNKRELLLRSNPAHGGKVPVLIHNGKPVCESSVILRYIDEAFSGAGPSLLPADDPYGRAVALFWAVFIDDTLLKAPSQALRVATGEEKEEGRKKAAAAMETLEGVLRDSEAKFFSGRDCPGLVDVMLGGLLGSMRASEEMGRLQTFDSTTTPLLAAWAELFCTLDAVAPVMPRVERLVEYAEAMQQPRTAVSRTTS
- the LOC123101145 gene encoding threonine dehydratase 1 biosynthetic, chloroplastic-like, encoding MDKAFSFKLRGAYNMMAKLSQEQLNNGVICSSAGNHAQGVALSAQRLGCHAVIVMPVTTPENKWRSVEKLGATVVLKGDSYDEAQSYAKLCCEEEGLTFIAPFDHPDIIAGQGTVGMEIVRQLQGPLHAIFVPVGGGGLIAGIAAYVKRVCPEVKIIGVEPSDANAMALSLFHGQRVMLEHIGGFADGVAVKVVGKETFPLCQDFVDGIVLVSQDAICASIKDMFEENRNILEPSGALALAGAEAYCKYYGLKGETVVAISSGANMNFDTLRLVTELPDVGRKPEAVLPTFSPKEQGSFKEFAELVCIMIFQPTHDSRYSISFLVTSCCA